The following proteins are co-located in the Lagenorhynchus albirostris chromosome 4, mLagAlb1.1, whole genome shotgun sequence genome:
- the IBSP gene encoding bone sialoprotein 2: MKTALVLLSILGMACALSTKNLHRRGKLEDSEENGVYKYRPRYYLYKHAYFYPPLKRFPVQSSSDLSEENENGESSEEEEEKETSNEEENNEENEDSEGNEDEESEAENTTLSITTLGYGEETAPGTGYIGLAATQLPTQAGDIGKKATKEEESDEEGGEENENEAEVDDNEQGVNGTSANSTEIDNGHGSSGGDNGEEEGEEDVTEANAEGTTVAGGQDNGGSKATTSPNGGFEPTAPPQEIYGTTPPPSGETTTPGYEGEYEQTGTNEYDNGYEIYENENGEPRGDNYRAYEDEYSYYKGRSYDGYDGQDYYYHQ; the protein is encoded by the exons ATGAAGACAGCTTTAGTTTTGCTCAGCATTTTGGGAATGGCCTGTGCTCTCTCA ACGAAAAATTTGCATCGAAGGGGCAAATTAGAAGATTCTGAAGAAAATGGG GTCTATAAGTACAGGCCCCGATATTACCTTTACAAGCACGCCTACTTTTATCCTCCTCTAAAACGATTTCCAGTTCAG agcagtagtgacttatctgaagaaaatgaaaatggtgagagctcagaagaggaggaagaaaag GAGActtcaaatgaagaagaaaacaatgaagaGAATGAAGATTCTGAGGGAAATGAAGACGAAGAGTCAGAGGCTGAGAACACCACCCTTTCCATTACCACACTTGGTTACGGAGAGGAGACCGCACCTGGAACAGGGTATATAGGTCTAGCTGCCACCCAGCTTCCCACGCAG GCTGGGGATATAGGAAAGAAGGCTACAAAAGAGGAGGAAAGTGATgaagaaggaggggaagaaaatgaaaatgaagcagAAGTGGATGATAATGAGCAGGGCGTAAATGGCACTAGCGCCAACAGCACAGAGATAGACAATGGCCACGGCAGCAGCGGTGGGGACAATGGAGAGGAAGAAGGCGAAGAAGATGTCACCGAAGCCAATGCAGAAGGAACCACAGTGGCTGGAGGCCAGGACAATGGTGGCTCTAAGGCAACTACCTCTCCGAATGGTGGATTTGAACCTACAGCTCCACCCCAGGAGATCTACGGAACTACCCCACCACCATCTGGGGAAACTACCACCCCTGGATATGAGGGGGAGTATGAACAAACAGGCACCAATGAGTACGACAATGGATATGAAATCTAcgaaaatgaaaatggagaaccTCGTGGGGACAATTACCGAGCCTATGAGGATGAGTACAGCTACTATAAAGGGCGGAGCTACGACGGCTATGACGGTCAAGATTACTACTACCACCAGTGA
- the MEPE gene encoding matrix extracellular phosphoglycoprotein produces MRIICLGLLLFSLTLAAPTLQPQAEKMKQDSVEEQRIMDKGHHEKHGYYLFKYVYTSSGRKNQTDVKQEEKNKDNIALPHSGQRRHQEPVPQENIVQEKEKDVSLPGTNENNKSTKSQNLLEDRQTTNKDYRISNKENAHNDLKTSIYPESTGSRGTEDGDNALSKLHDQEEYGKALIRNNMHHIMEPGAVTELLREENKENKARNVLSKVPAGANYAKAPSNIKKNHQRDSQAQNIPVKSKSTHRIQYNMDCLKQLPKAKQVSSDFEGSGYPDLQGQEDSSSPFSGDGPPFKDISGKGDAIRPDREGTDIQTEFSSPSEAETINPDVRGPGYNEIPEKEGNGGNTIGTRDGTAQKANAADVSLVEGNNNIIGSTDFKKLSGEEGSRVDGGSQNARQGEIEFHYPHAPTEDKRKDGGSDGAESTNEIPKNGKGSSRKETAHSKRNQVTSNEKQRFPSKGKGQGQFIPSRGLDNEIKNEIGSHNGPNNEGTVITHSRKDYSVPHRRNNSMQNKGVSQSKGSWGYRKPHSNRRFRPPKKHDSSESSDSGSSSDSDGD; encoded by the exons ATGCGAATCATCTGTTTGGGATTGCTCCTTTTCAGTCTGACCCTGGCAGCACCA ACACTGCAACCACAGGCTGAGAAAATGAAGCAAGACTCTGTGGAAGAACAGAGG ATAATGGACAAGGGCCACCATGAGAAACATGGGTATTATCTTTTTAAGTATGTTTATACCTCGTCTGGGAGGAAAAATCAAACTGATGTGAAG caggaagaaaagaacaaagacaatATTGCTCTTCCCCATTCTGGCCAGAGAAGACATCAAGAGCCAGTGCCTCAAGAAAATATCgtccaagaaaaagagaaagacgtGTCCCTCCCTGGAAccaatgaaaataacaaaagcacTAAATCTCAAAATCTTCTGGAAGATAGACAGACAACGAATAAAGACTACAGGATTAGTAACAAAGAAAATGCCCACAATGACCTGAAGACGTCCATTTATCCTGAATCGACTGGGAGTCGTGGGACTGAGGATGGAGACAATGCCCTTAGCAAACTACATGACCAAGAAGAATACGGCAAAGCTCTCATCAGAAATAACATGCACCACATAATGGAGCCAGGGGCTGTGACTGAactcttgagggaagaaaacaaagagaacaaagcCCGGAATGTTTTAAGCAAAGTTCCAGCAGGTGCCAATTATGCTAAAGCCCCCTCAAATATTAAGAAGAATCATCAAAGAGATTCCCAAGCCCAGAATATTCCAGTAAAAAGCAAAAGTACCCACCGTATCCAATACAACATGGACTGTCTAAAACAGCTCCCCAAAGCCAAACAGGTCTCCAGTGATTTTGAAGGCAGTGGTTATCCAGATCTCCAAGGGCAGGAAGACAGTAGCTCTCCTTTCAGTGGAGATGGTCCACCTTTTAAGGACATTTCTGGTAAAGGAGATGCTATTCGTCCTGACCGAGAAGGTACAGATATTCAAACAGAGTTTTCCAGCCCAAGTGAAGCTGAGACCATTAATCCTGATGTGAGAGGACCAGGTTATAATGAGATcccagagaaagaagggaatggTGGAAATACCATTGGAACCAGGGATGGAACAGCCCAAAAGGCAAATGCTGCTGATGTAAGCCTGGTGGAGGGCAACAACAACATCATAGGTAGCACCGATTTTAAGAAACTCTCTGGAGAAGAAGGAAGCAGAGTGGATGGCGGCAGCCAAAATGCTCGTCAAGGGGAAATAGAGTTTCATTACCCTCACGCACCcacagaagacaaaagaaaagatggCGGTAGTGATGGAGCTGAAAGTACTAATGAAATTCCGAAAAATGGCAAAGGTAGTAGTAGAAAAGAGACAGCACATTCTAAAAGGAATCAAGTGAcctcaaatgaaaaacaaagatttcCGAGTAAGGGCAAAGGTCAGGGCCAGTTCATTCCTTCTCGTGGTCttgataatgaaattaaaaatgaaataggttCCCATAATGGCCCCAATAATGAAGGGACCGTAATAACACACAGCAGGAAAGATTATTCTGTGCCCCACAGACGAAATAATTCTATGCAGAACAAGGGTGTGTCACAAAGCAAAGGTTCCTGGGGTTACAGAAAGCCCCATTCCAATAGGAGGTTTCGCCCCCCTAAAAAGCATGACAGTAGTGAATCGTCAGACAGTGGCAGTTCCAGTGACAGCGATGGTGACTAG